A single genomic interval of Natronolimnobius sp. AArcel1 harbors:
- the nosD gene encoding nitrous oxide reductase family maturation protein NosD, with the protein MTDREVWLLVAAVAVLVVALGAAVVAADSGGSDANKTIAGWTPDVDDPREATPPDDPGVATLEGHAYDSVQAAVDDAEPGDTVSLEGRFDEHVTIETPDLTLEAATSAAEHDNAETALLDGSGEGTVLEVTAANVTVDGLWVRESGPDRSTEDAGIYVNGSDATLSDVRITESTFGIWISESTNVTVEDAAIAGREGIDESQRGNGIHLDRADGAQLLDNEITTVRDGIYFSWSEDVHAEGNHLWDLRYGVHYMYSDHNHLEGNVAFDNDVGFALMVSRDLTIVDNVVVNNDGPSGQGILVKDVDNSEIRDNAVVANRNGLYVYNAHGNEIADNLVLENAVGIHFTAGSSNERVVGNSVIENGEQAYASTTSQLAWNDTDGGNYWSDARASDLDGDGTSAVRHQPAGTVEQLVREQPQAAVFAESPAFDAVRMAESSFPILESPGVVDHRPLAEPPHDNWREYYADHNH; encoded by the coding sequence ATGACTGACCGCGAAGTCTGGCTCCTCGTCGCCGCCGTTGCGGTCCTCGTTGTCGCCCTCGGGGCGGCCGTCGTCGCGGCCGATAGCGGCGGCAGCGACGCCAACAAGACGATTGCGGGCTGGACGCCTGACGTGGATGACCCACGCGAGGCAACCCCACCCGATGACCCGGGCGTCGCAACGCTCGAGGGCCACGCGTACGACTCCGTCCAGGCTGCCGTCGACGATGCTGAACCCGGCGACACAGTCTCTCTCGAGGGTCGGTTCGACGAACACGTCACAATCGAGACGCCGGATCTCACGCTCGAGGCGGCCACCAGCGCTGCCGAGCACGACAATGCCGAAACCGCGCTGCTCGACGGGAGTGGCGAGGGCACCGTTCTCGAGGTGACAGCAGCGAACGTCACCGTCGACGGGCTCTGGGTCCGCGAGTCCGGCCCTGATCGAAGCACCGAGGACGCTGGCATCTACGTCAACGGCTCGGATGCAACGCTGTCGGACGTCCGAATCACCGAGTCGACGTTCGGCATCTGGATCTCTGAGTCGACGAACGTCACCGTCGAAGACGCCGCCATCGCGGGCCGCGAGGGGATCGACGAGTCCCAACGTGGCAACGGCATTCACCTCGACCGCGCCGATGGCGCACAACTCCTGGACAACGAGATTACGACCGTCCGCGACGGGATTTACTTCTCGTGGTCAGAGGACGTCCACGCCGAGGGCAACCACCTGTGGGACCTGCGCTACGGCGTCCACTACATGTACTCCGACCACAACCATCTCGAGGGCAACGTCGCCTTCGACAACGACGTCGGCTTCGCGCTGATGGTTTCGCGCGACCTGACGATCGTCGATAACGTCGTCGTGAACAACGACGGGCCAAGCGGGCAGGGCATCCTCGTCAAGGATGTCGACAACTCCGAGATTCGCGATAACGCTGTCGTCGCCAACCGCAACGGGCTCTACGTCTACAACGCCCACGGGAACGAGATCGCCGACAACCTCGTTCTCGAGAACGCAGTCGGGATCCACTTCACGGCCGGCAGCTCCAACGAACGCGTCGTCGGCAACAGTGTCATCGAAAACGGCGAGCAGGCCTACGCCTCGACGACCTCGCAACTGGCCTGGAACGACACCGACGGCGGCAACTACTGGTCGGACGCCCGCGCGAGCGACCTCGACGGTGACGGCACCAGTGCGGTCCGCCACCAGCCTGCGGGTACCGTCGAGCAACTCGTTCGCGAGCAGCCACAGGCCGCCGTCTTCGCCGAAAGCCCGGCCTTTGACGCCGTCCGCATGGCCGAGAGTTCGTTCCCGATCCTCGAGTCGCCCGGCGTCGTCGACCACCGACCGCTCGCCGAACCACCACACGACAACTGGAGAGAGTACTATGCAGATCACAATCACTGA